Proteins from one Paenibacillus sp. genomic window:
- a CDS encoding AAA family ATPase, which translates to MSKIIAITNQKGGVGKTTTSVNLGASLASLGKRVLLVDIDPQGNSTSGIGINKADVTYCIYDVIINDIHPKDAIVDTNIPNLKAIPATIQLAGAEIELVPTISREVRLKKSLQLVRHMFDYILIDCPPSLGILTVNSLTASDSVIIPIQCEYYALEGLSQLLNTIRLVQKHLNTTLQIEGVLLTMFDARTNLGIQVIEEVKKYFQHKVYQTIIPRNVRLSEAPSHGQSIITYDPRSKGAEVYMELAKEVISIE; encoded by the coding sequence TTGTCGAAAATTATAGCAATAACGAATCAGAAGGGCGGCGTCGGCAAGACGACCACTTCGGTCAACTTAGGCGCGTCGCTCGCTTCGCTGGGCAAGAGAGTGCTATTGGTGGATATCGATCCCCAAGGCAACTCTACCAGCGGTATCGGCATCAATAAAGCGGATGTCACGTATTGCATTTATGATGTCATCATTAACGACATTCATCCGAAAGATGCGATCGTCGACACGAACATCCCGAACTTGAAGGCGATTCCGGCGACGATTCAGCTCGCGGGCGCCGAAATCGAGTTAGTGCCGACGATATCCAGAGAAGTGCGGTTGAAGAAGAGTTTGCAGCTTGTGCGCCATATGTTCGATTACATTTTGATCGATTGTCCGCCATCCTTAGGCATTCTCACCGTTAATTCATTAACCGCCTCCGATTCCGTCATTATTCCGATCCAGTGCGAATATTACGCGTTAGAAGGATTAAGCCAGCTGCTCAACACGATCCGTTTGGTGCAGAAGCATTTGAATACGACGTTGCAAATCGAAGGCGTGCTGCTGACGATGTTCGACGCGCGCACGAACTTAGGCATTCAAGTGATCGAGGAAGTAAAGAAATATTTCCAACATAAGGTGTACCAAACGATCATTCCGAGAAATGTCCGTTTGAGCGAGGCGCCGAGCCATGGGCAATCGATCATTACGTACGACCCGAGATCGAAGGGCGCGGAAGTGTATATGGAGCTTGCAAAGGAAGTGATCTCCATTGAATAA
- a CDS encoding mechanosensitive ion channel family protein: MGNIPIDAVMGTVLDSVMSTAFWIGILWVLTKIALYFVAGRVLVGIAGRAITHIVIDRKTAGKGPVRFDPRRAQTIGRLVNNVVSYAVNFIVLMLILSELGVDLAPLLAGAGVMGLAIGFGAQSLVKDVITGFFIIFEDQFAVGDVIKTGNFQGTVEEIGLRVTRIKSWTGEVHIIPNGAITEVTNFSTNNTVSVVDVSISYESDIDRAAEVIRRTAKEVSETNANIVKEPEVLGVQQLGASEVVIRVTAECKPMTHVGVGRELNAAIKKALDAEGIEIPYPRMVMLQRTE, encoded by the coding sequence ATGGGGAACATACCGATTGATGCCGTCATGGGCACCGTTCTCGACTCGGTGATGAGCACCGCGTTTTGGATCGGCATCTTGTGGGTGCTGACGAAAATTGCACTGTACTTCGTGGCCGGAAGAGTCTTGGTCGGCATCGCCGGACGCGCGATTACGCATATCGTGATCGATCGGAAGACGGCGGGGAAAGGACCGGTGCGGTTCGATCCGCGCCGGGCGCAGACGATCGGCAGGCTCGTCAACAACGTCGTTTCGTATGCCGTCAATTTCATCGTGCTGATGCTCATCTTATCGGAGCTGGGCGTCGATCTTGCGCCGCTGCTGGCAGGCGCGGGCGTGATGGGCCTTGCGATCGGTTTCGGGGCGCAGAGCCTCGTCAAAGACGTGATCACCGGCTTTTTCATTATTTTCGAAGATCAGTTCGCCGTCGGAGACGTGATCAAAACGGGCAATTTCCAAGGCACCGTCGAGGAAATCGGTTTGCGGGTGACGCGGATTAAAAGCTGGACCGGCGAGGTGCATATCATTCCGAACGGCGCCATTACGGAAGTGACGAACTTCTCGACGAACAACACGGTCAGCGTGGTGGACGTTTCGATTTCTTACGAATCCGACATCGATCGGGCGGCGGAGGTCATTCGCCGAACCGCGAAAGAAGTGTCCGAGACGAACGCCAACATCGTGAAGGAGCCGGAAGTGCTGGGCGTGCAGCAGCTGGGGGCGTCCGAAGTCGTCATCCGCGTGACGGCCGAGTGCAAGCCGATGACGCACGTCGGCGTCGGGCGCGAGCTGAATGCGGCGATCAAGAAGGCGCTGGACGCGGAAGGGATCGAAATCCCGTATCCGCGCATGGTGATGCTGCAGAGAACGGAATGA
- the rsmG gene encoding 16S rRNA (guanine(527)-N(7))-methyltransferase RsmG: protein MTGPALDFQRLLAERSIAVSERQLEQFETYYRELVEWNEKMNLTGITEKEQVYVKHFYDSASLAFFHPMADVGSMADIGSGAGFPSIPLKILFPHLRITIVDSLQKRIGFLQHLTETLGLSDVSCVHGRAEDVARLAAHRDQYDLVTARAVARLNVLAEFCIPFAKPRGHFVAMKGSDPAEELAEAKFAFKELGGELVNDHAFELPMEQSGRHIIVVRKTKPTPGKYPRKPGVPLKTPLIATK, encoded by the coding sequence ATGACGGGGCCTGCGCTTGACTTTCAACGATTGCTCGCCGAACGGTCGATCGCCGTTTCGGAGCGGCAGCTGGAGCAGTTCGAAACGTATTACCGCGAGCTTGTGGAATGGAACGAAAAAATGAATTTAACGGGCATTACGGAGAAAGAGCAGGTGTACGTCAAGCACTTCTATGACTCGGCGTCGCTTGCGTTCTTCCACCCGATGGCCGATGTCGGTTCGATGGCCGACATCGGCTCGGGCGCCGGATTCCCAAGCATTCCGCTCAAAATCTTATTTCCCCATCTTCGAATTACGATCGTTGATTCCCTTCAGAAGCGGATCGGATTTTTGCAGCATTTGACGGAAACGCTCGGTTTGTCCGATGTCTCTTGCGTGCACGGCAGGGCGGAGGATGTCGCGAGATTGGCTGCGCACCGGGATCAATACGATTTGGTGACGGCGAGAGCCGTCGCGAGGTTGAACGTATTGGCTGAATTTTGCATACCGTTCGCGAAGCCTCGAGGTCATTTCGTCGCGATGAAAGGTTCCGATCCGGCGGAAGAGCTGGCCGAAGCGAAGTTCGCGTTCAAGGAGCTCGGCGGCGAGCTGGTCAACGACCATGCGTTCGAGCTGCCGATGGAACAATCGGGAAGGCATATCATCGTCGTTCGAAAAACGAAGCCGACGCCGGGCAAGTATCCGCGCAAGCCTGGTGTGCCGCTGAAAACGCCGCTAATCGCCACGAAATAA
- the mnmE gene encoding tRNA uridine-5-carboxymethylaminomethyl(34) synthesis GTPase MnmE: protein MTEDTIAAIATPLGEGGIAVIRISGPRAVDIAESVFRSKVKLTKAESHTVHYGHVVSPATGERIEEALATVMRAPRSYTAEDVVEVSCHGGIVSVKKVLDAILDRGARLAEPGEFTKRAFLNGRIDLAQAEAVIDLIRSKSDRAFTIALKQAEGVLSRRVKALRHVLIETMAHIEVNIDYPEHDVEELTNAFIREKCEAALEEIETMLRTAEEGKLLREGIETAIVGKPNVGKSSLLNALAQDNRAIVTDIPGTTRDVIEEYVTVGGIPLKLLDTAGIRETSDVVERIGVERSRSAIASADLILFVVNGHEELSEEENALMDELAGRQTIVIVNKMDLEPKIDWNALYERVPEERVVRLSAREGEGLDRLGKAIGALFFSGSIESSDITYVSNVRHIHLLKQAKGALLEALDGVAAQMPIDMVQIDVRRAWEQLGEMIGDAVSDSLIDQIFSQFCLGK, encoded by the coding sequence ATGACGGAAGATACGATTGCGGCCATCGCGACGCCGCTCGGCGAAGGGGGCATCGCGGTTATTCGAATCAGCGGGCCGCGCGCGGTCGACATCGCCGAATCGGTGTTTCGGTCGAAGGTGAAACTGACGAAGGCGGAATCGCATACGGTGCATTACGGACATGTCGTTTCTCCGGCAACGGGGGAACGCATCGAGGAGGCGCTCGCGACGGTGATGCGCGCGCCGCGTTCGTATACGGCGGAAGACGTCGTCGAAGTGAGCTGCCACGGGGGCATCGTTTCGGTGAAGAAGGTGCTGGACGCGATTCTGGACCGCGGCGCGAGGCTTGCAGAACCTGGGGAATTCACGAAACGGGCGTTCTTGAACGGCCGAATCGACCTGGCGCAGGCGGAAGCGGTCATCGATTTGATCCGTTCGAAATCGGATCGGGCGTTCACGATCGCGCTGAAGCAGGCGGAAGGGGTGCTGTCGCGCAGGGTGAAGGCGCTGCGGCACGTGCTGATCGAAACGATGGCGCACATCGAAGTGAACATCGATTATCCGGAGCATGATGTCGAAGAATTGACGAATGCGTTCATTCGGGAAAAATGCGAGGCGGCGCTCGAGGAGATCGAGACGATGCTGCGCACGGCCGAAGAAGGAAAGCTGCTGCGCGAAGGGATCGAAACGGCGATCGTCGGCAAGCCCAACGTCGGGAAATCTTCGCTGCTGAACGCGCTGGCGCAGGACAATCGGGCGATCGTCACCGATATCCCGGGCACGACGCGAGACGTCATCGAAGAATACGTGACGGTCGGCGGCATTCCGCTGAAGCTGCTCGACACGGCGGGCATTCGCGAAACGTCGGACGTCGTCGAGCGGATCGGGGTGGAACGTTCGAGAAGCGCGATCGCGTCCGCGGATTTGATTTTGTTCGTCGTGAACGGCCACGAGGAGCTTTCCGAAGAAGAGAATGCCTTGATGGACGAGCTCGCGGGTCGACAAACGATCGTCATTGTGAATAAAATGGACTTGGAGCCCAAAATCGATTGGAATGCGCTGTACGAACGAGTTCCGGAGGAACGGGTCGTACGGCTGTCGGCGCGGGAAGGGGAAGGGTTAGATCGTCTCGGGAAGGCGATCGGCGCTTTGTTTTTCAGCGGGTCCATCGAATCGAGCGATATTACGTACGTGAGCAACGTCAGACATATTCATTTGCTGAAGCAAGCGAAAGGCGCGCTGCTGGAGGCGCTGGACGGCGTCGCCGCGCAAATGCCGATCGATATGGTACAGATCGACGTGCGCCGCGCATGGGAGCAGCTCGGCGAAATGATCGGAGATGCCGTCAGCGATTCGTTGATCGATCAAATCTTTTCGCAATTTTGTTTGGGCAAATAA
- a CDS encoding aminotransferase class V-fold PLP-dependent enzyme: MDVYYFDNAASSWPKPPGVAEAMVEAVTKYGANPGRGSHKLAVEASRAIFRTRKKLATLFGIRNPNDIAFALNTTAALNTAILGYVKEGDHVVCTAVEHNSVRRPLEWLKETRNVRVTYVETSESGQLDPIQVKRAVEPQTRLIVVNHSSNLLGSIVPLAEIGDIARSCGAALLVDAAQSAGVLPIDVEAMGVDMLAFPGHKALYGPQGTGGLYISPKLEVAPLVVGGTGSQSEAVLQPTVRPDRYESGTQNTPGIAGLGAGVDFVLHETIATIHNREWGLTQRMMEGLMRLDGIRLLGPKLGEPRTGIVAFTAEGIGSAEISFVLDQHFRIAVRAGYHCTPLAHRVAGTEATGAVRASVGAFTTDDQVDYFVDAVGQIVREYRGKA, from the coding sequence ATGGACGTATACTACTTTGACAATGCGGCATCGTCGTGGCCGAAGCCGCCGGGCGTCGCGGAGGCGATGGTCGAGGCCGTGACGAAGTACGGGGCGAACCCGGGACGGGGGAGTCATAAGCTGGCGGTAGAAGCGAGCCGGGCGATATTCCGAACGAGGAAAAAGCTGGCGACGCTGTTCGGTATTCGCAATCCGAACGATATCGCATTCGCTCTGAACACGACCGCGGCGCTGAACACGGCGATTCTCGGCTATGTGAAGGAAGGGGATCATGTCGTATGCACGGCGGTCGAACATAATTCCGTTCGCCGTCCGCTGGAGTGGTTGAAGGAGACGAGGAATGTTCGGGTTACATACGTCGAAACGAGCGAGAGCGGACAACTCGATCCGATCCAGGTAAAGCGAGCGGTGGAGCCGCAGACGCGATTGATCGTCGTCAATCACAGCTCGAATTTGCTCGGCAGCATCGTTCCGCTCGCCGAGATCGGCGACATCGCGAGAAGCTGCGGGGCGGCGCTGCTCGTCGACGCGGCGCAATCGGCTGGCGTGCTTCCGATCGACGTGGAGGCGATGGGGGTCGATATGCTCGCGTTCCCCGGACACAAAGCGCTGTACGGACCGCAGGGGACCGGCGGATTGTACATTTCGCCGAAGCTTGAGGTTGCTCCGCTCGTCGTCGGCGGTACGGGAAGCCAGTCGGAGGCGGTGCTGCAGCCGACGGTGCGGCCGGACCGGTACGAATCGGGCACGCAAAATACGCCGGGCATCGCCGGTTTGGGCGCGGGAGTCGATTTCGTTCTGCATGAGACGATCGCAACGATCCATAATAGAGAATGGGGATTGACGCAGCGAATGATGGAGGGGCTGATGCGCCTCGACGGCATTCGGCTGTTGGGTCCGAAGCTCGGCGAACCGAGGACGGGCATCGTTGCATTCACGGCGGAGGGCATCGGCAGCGCGGAAATAAGCTTCGTGCTGGATCAGCATTTCCGCATCGCGGTGCGAGCGGGTTATCACTGCACGCCGCTGGCGCATCGCGTCGCAGGCACGGAAGCGACGGGGGCGGTCCGGGCAAGCGTAGGGGCGTTCACGACCGACGATCAGGTCGATTATTTCGTCGACGCGGTCGGACAGATCGTTCGGGAATATCGCGGCAAAGCGTAA
- a CDS encoding DUF951 domain-containing protein translates to MAEPKTFGLGDIVQMKKPHPCGANEMEIIRMGMDIRIKCRGCQHSVLVPRTKFEKRMKKVLVAAPKPDGESADGK, encoded by the coding sequence ATGGCGGAACCGAAAACGTTCGGGCTCGGGGACATCGTACAGATGAAGAAGCCGCATCCGTGCGGCGCGAACGAAATGGAAATCATCCGCATGGGAATGGATATTCGAATTAAATGCAGAGGGTGTCAGCACAGCGTGCTGGTGCCAAGGACGAAATTCGAGAAACGGATGAAGAAAGTATTGGTGGCCGCGCCGAAGCCGGACGGAGAGAGTGCGGACGGAAAGTAA
- the noc gene encoding nucleoid occlusion protein, whose product MKEQLNRLFGLAEKSSNEEVKMISVASIVPSPYQPRSVFDDERIEELCQTIRTHGVIQPIVVRVRDGKHELIAGERRWRAVRKLGWDTIPAIIREINDSQAASISLIENLQREGLTAIEEALAYQKLIEIHSLTQESLAQRLGKSQSTIANKIRLLQLSEPVKNALLDRQITERHARAMLSLPNEELQVKVLEDVITKELNVKQTETRIQFILQSIQETPEKKPKRISFSKDVRLAVNTIRQSVDMVAGTGMNIVKNEQDYEDRYEIIITIPKR is encoded by the coding sequence ATGAAGGAACAATTGAATCGTTTGTTTGGACTGGCCGAGAAATCGTCGAACGAAGAAGTGAAAATGATTTCGGTCGCTTCGATCGTTCCGAGCCCGTATCAGCCAAGATCCGTATTCGACGACGAACGCATCGAGGAATTGTGCCAAACCATACGGACGCATGGTGTCATTCAACCGATCGTCGTCCGCGTGCGCGACGGCAAGCATGAATTGATCGCCGGCGAACGCCGCTGGAGGGCTGTCAGGAAACTCGGCTGGGACACGATCCCTGCGATTATCCGCGAAATCAACGATTCGCAAGCGGCCTCGATCTCGTTGATCGAGAATTTGCAGCGCGAAGGGCTGACAGCGATCGAAGAAGCGCTCGCGTACCAGAAGCTTATTGAAATCCATTCCTTGACGCAAGAAAGTTTGGCGCAGCGTCTCGGCAAGAGCCAGTCGACGATCGCGAACAAAATACGGCTGCTGCAATTGTCCGAGCCGGTGAAAAACGCATTGCTCGATCGGCAAATTACCGAGAGGCATGCGAGGGCGATGTTGTCGCTCCCGAACGAAGAGCTGCAAGTGAAGGTGCTCGAGGACGTCATCACGAAAGAATTGAACGTGAAGCAGACGGAGACCCGCATTCAATTTATTTTGCAATCGATCCAGGAAACGCCGGAGAAAAAACCGAAACGGATATCGTTCTCGAAGGACGTCCGCTTAGCGGTCAACACGATTCGACAATCCGTCGACATGGTGGCTGGAACGGGTATGAATATCGTCAAGAACGAACAAGATTACGAAGATCGATACGAAATCATTATTACGATCCCGAAGCGATAA
- a CDS encoding ParB/RepB/Spo0J family partition protein, whose translation MNKRLGRGLDALIPALHIKDDDKIVEISLAQLRPNPYQPRKHFDEESIADLAGSIKEHGVIQPIIVRAVLKGYEIIAGERRWRASEQAGLATIPAVVRNFTDRQVMEIALIENLQREDLNAMEIALAYQNLIDTFSLTQEELSAKVGKSRSHIANFLRLLQLPAKVKEYVSRGTLSMGHARAIAGMKDEKTILALTERTIAEQWSVRELEDAIRKLEDQQKKQPKPKKVKRDPYIHALEEDLREYLKTTVKIKANKDKGKIEILYYSQDDLQRLLEVLQGKITG comes from the coding sequence TTGAATAAACGGTTGGGCAGAGGTCTCGACGCACTAATTCCTGCGCTTCATATTAAAGACGACGATAAAATCGTGGAGATTTCGTTAGCGCAGCTTCGGCCGAACCCGTATCAGCCGAGGAAACACTTCGACGAAGAGAGCATCGCCGATCTGGCCGGTTCGATTAAAGAGCATGGCGTCATTCAGCCGATCATCGTTCGCGCGGTGCTGAAAGGCTACGAAATCATTGCCGGCGAGCGGCGGTGGAGGGCTTCGGAACAGGCCGGTTTAGCGACGATTCCGGCAGTCGTCCGCAACTTTACGGACCGTCAAGTGATGGAGATCGCGCTCATCGAAAACTTGCAGCGCGAAGACTTGAACGCGATGGAAATCGCGCTTGCGTACCAGAACTTGATCGATACGTTTTCTTTGACGCAGGAGGAGCTTTCGGCCAAAGTCGGCAAGTCGCGTTCGCATATCGCTAATTTCTTGCGATTGCTGCAGCTGCCGGCGAAGGTGAAGGAATATGTTTCACGTGGAACATTATCGATGGGTCATGCGCGCGCGATCGCCGGCATGAAGGATGAAAAGACGATTCTCGCGTTAACGGAGCGTACGATCGCCGAACAGTGGAGCGTGCGCGAGCTGGAGGATGCGATTCGGAAACTCGAGGATCAACAGAAAAAACAGCCGAAGCCGAAAAAGGTAAAACGGGATCCATACATCCATGCGTTGGAAGAGGATCTGAGGGAATACTTAAAGACGACGGTGAAAATTAAAGCGAACAAAGACAAAGGGAAGATTGAGATTCTGTATTATTCCCAAGACGATCTGCAGCGACTCCTCGAAGTGCTGCAAGGAAAAATTACCGGCTAA
- a CDS encoding DUF3343 domain-containing protein, which translates to MAGLYVIAFDSTQQAIRTEMLLEYAEIDIDTMPTPKEITAGCALSIGFEGRDLDRVIGILRDERVEVRGVYLKNETGYVTIEV; encoded by the coding sequence ATGGCAGGGCTGTACGTCATAGCATTCGATTCCACGCAGCAAGCGATCCGCACGGAGATGCTGCTCGAATACGCCGAGATCGACATCGATACGATGCCGACCCCGAAGGAGATTACCGCCGGGTGCGCGCTGTCGATCGGATTCGAGGGGCGGGATTTGGACCGGGTCATCGGCATCTTGCGCGACGAGCGGGTAGAGGTGCGCGGCGTTTACTTAAAAAACGAAACCGGTTATGTTACCATTGAAGTCTAG
- a CDS encoding DUF4446 family protein — MGEIVVFELPLEGWIAIGAFGFVILFVLWLVSVVRIGKLKRRLNAFLKDTGAADLEGVLAKLHERAEALKAASDRFEQRIAALEAKAERMKANVGVLRYNPFDERGGSDLSFSLAIVDESQNGVVVSSLHSRDESRVYAKPLEAGASAYPLTPEEKEAIILAKRKS; from the coding sequence ATGGGGGAAATCGTTGTTTTTGAACTGCCGCTAGAAGGTTGGATTGCGATCGGAGCGTTCGGTTTCGTTATTTTGTTCGTTTTATGGCTGGTATCGGTTGTGCGGATCGGCAAGCTGAAGCGAAGGCTGAACGCGTTCTTGAAGGATACCGGCGCAGCGGATTTGGAAGGCGTTCTTGCGAAGCTTCACGAACGGGCGGAGGCGCTGAAGGCGGCGTCGGACCGATTCGAACAGCGCATCGCGGCGCTGGAGGCGAAGGCGGAACGTATGAAAGCGAATGTCGGGGTGTTGAGGTATAACCCTTTCGACGAAAGGGGAGGCAGCGACTTGAGCTTCTCCTTGGCGATCGTGGACGAAAGCCAGAACGGGGTGGTAGTGAGCTCGCTGCACAGCCGCGACGAAAGCCGCGTCTACGCGAAGCCGCTGGAGGCGGGAGCGTCGGCGTATCCGCTGACGCCCGAAGAGAAGGAAGCGATTATTCTCGCGAAACGGAAGTCTTAA
- the mnmG gene encoding tRNA uridine-5-carboxymethylaminomethyl(34) synthesis enzyme MnmG, which yields MTTTGYAAGEFDVIVIGAGHAGCEAALAAARMGCETLLLTINLDMVAFMPCNPSIGGPAKGHVVREIDALGGEMGRNIDKTYIQMRMLNTGKGPAVHALRAQADKFMYQHMMKETIERTPKLTLRQGMVERLIVEDGECRGCVTKTGAEYRAKSVVLTTGTYLRGKVIIGELMYESGPNNQQPSVELSKHLKELGFDLVRFKTGTPPRVHKDSIDFGKMEIQPGDDNPKTFSYDEVKQPGEPQLPCWLTYTSGETHEIINDNLHRAPMFSGAIEGTGPRYCPSIEDKIVRFADKPKHQLFLEPEGRYTSEYYVQGLSTSMPEDVQLRILRSIPGLEKVEMMRTGYAIEYDAVVPTQLWPSLETKRLPGLFTAGQINGTSGYEEAAGQGIMAGINAARKVQGKEPVVLDRSQAYIGVLIDDLVTKGTSEPYRLLTSRAEYRLLLRHDNADLRLTDIGYEIGLIPQERYDKFLAKKAMVEQEIERLHKTKLRPEEQVQAILAEAGSVPLVNSVDAASVLRRPEITYAHIERMIPSPYPLDSEMKEQVEIQLKYSGYIEKQLQQVERLKKMEKKKIPEGIDYNAIHGLATEARQKLSSIRPISLGQASRIAGVTPADISILLVYLEQYNKVTAAKG from the coding sequence ATGACGACTACAGGATATGCGGCGGGCGAATTCGACGTCATCGTCATCGGCGCGGGGCACGCGGGCTGCGAAGCGGCGCTGGCGGCTGCGCGGATGGGCTGCGAAACGTTGCTGCTGACGATTAATTTGGACATGGTGGCGTTCATGCCTTGCAACCCGTCCATCGGCGGTCCGGCGAAGGGGCACGTCGTGCGCGAAATCGATGCGCTCGGCGGCGAAATGGGACGAAACATCGATAAAACGTACATCCAAATGCGAATGCTGAATACGGGGAAAGGTCCTGCCGTCCATGCGCTCCGCGCGCAGGCGGACAAGTTTATGTATCAGCACATGATGAAAGAGACGATCGAACGCACGCCGAAATTGACTCTCCGTCAAGGCATGGTCGAGCGGCTCATCGTCGAAGATGGCGAGTGCCGCGGCTGCGTCACCAAGACGGGCGCGGAATACCGGGCGAAGTCGGTCGTCTTGACGACGGGCACGTATTTGCGCGGCAAGGTGATTATCGGCGAGCTGATGTACGAAAGCGGTCCGAACAATCAGCAGCCGTCCGTCGAGCTGTCGAAGCACTTGAAGGAGCTCGGTTTCGACCTCGTGCGATTCAAAACCGGCACGCCGCCGCGCGTGCACAAGGATTCGATCGATTTCGGCAAGATGGAAATCCAGCCGGGCGACGACAATCCGAAGACGTTCTCTTACGATGAAGTGAAGCAGCCGGGTGAGCCGCAGCTGCCTTGCTGGCTCACGTATACGTCGGGGGAGACGCACGAAATTATTAACGACAACCTGCATCGGGCGCCGATGTTTTCGGGCGCGATCGAAGGGACGGGTCCGCGCTATTGCCCTTCGATCGAGGACAAAATCGTCCGCTTCGCCGACAAACCGAAGCATCAATTGTTCCTCGAGCCGGAAGGACGGTATACGAGCGAATATTACGTGCAAGGGCTATCGACGAGCATGCCGGAAGACGTACAGTTGCGTATTCTTCGTTCGATTCCAGGTCTCGAGAAGGTCGAAATGATGCGTACCGGGTACGCCATCGAGTACGATGCGGTCGTGCCGACGCAGCTGTGGCCGTCGCTCGAGACGAAACGGCTGCCGGGACTCTTCACGGCGGGTCAAATCAACGGCACGTCGGGGTACGAAGAAGCGGCTGGCCAAGGCATCATGGCCGGCATCAACGCGGCGCGCAAAGTGCAGGGGAAAGAGCCGGTCGTACTGGATCGTTCGCAAGCGTACATCGGCGTCTTGATCGACGATCTCGTGACGAAAGGAACGAGCGAGCCGTACCGGCTGCTCACGTCCCGCGCGGAATATCGTTTGCTGCTTCGCCACGACAACGCGGATCTGCGCCTCACCGATATTGGATATGAAATCGGGCTTATTCCGCAGGAGCGGTATGATAAGTTTTTGGCGAAAAAAGCGATGGTGGAGCAAGAGATTGAACGACTGCACAAAACGAAGCTTCGTCCGGAGGAGCAGGTCCAGGCGATTCTCGCGGAAGCCGGCTCGGTGCCGCTCGTCAATTCGGTCGACGCCGCTTCGGTGCTGAGGCGTCCGGAAATTACGTACGCGCACATCGAGCGGATGATTCCTTCTCCGTACCCGCTCGACAGCGAGATGAAGGAACAGGTCGAAATTCAATTGAAATATTCCGGCTACATCGAAAAGCAGCTGCAGCAAGTCGAACGGCTGAAAAAGATGGAGAAAAAGAAAATTCCGGAGGGTATCGATTACAACGCGATCCACGGCCTTGCCACGGAAGCAAGACAAAAGCTGAGCTCGATTCGTCCGATCTCGCTCGGCCAAGCATCGCGGATCGCCGGCGTGACGCCTGCGGATATTTCGATTTTGCTCGTTTATTTGGAACAATACAACAAAGTAACCGCTGCGAAAGGGTAA
- the yyaC gene encoding spore protease YyaC: protein MNFSIGSFSFLSNKKSNSPNPLKLMHTDPDAVPQLYERLRYVFSAVPAYQPIVIVCVGTDRSTGDALGPLVGSSLFKSSDIPVYGTLDEPVHAVNLTERLELIQQEHRNPFIVAVDACLGQLSSVGCIQAGEGPVKPGAGVNKELPPVGDYHVTGIVNVGGFMEYFVLQNTRLSLVVNMADVIAESVRLAAEERLTALKTSVSRE from the coding sequence ATGAATTTTTCTATCGGTTCTTTTTCGTTTTTATCGAACAAAAAATCGAATTCTCCGAACCCATTGAAGCTGATGCACACCGACCCTGACGCCGTGCCCCAGCTGTACGAACGGCTGCGTTACGTATTCTCCGCCGTTCCGGCGTACCAGCCGATCGTCATCGTCTGCGTCGGCACGGACCGGTCGACGGGCGACGCCTTGGGTCCGCTCGTGGGCAGTTCCTTGTTCAAAAGCTCGGACATCCCGGTTTACGGCACTCTGGACGAGCCGGTCCATGCCGTTAATTTAACCGAACGTCTCGAGCTGATTCAACAAGAACACCGCAATCCGTTCATCGTCGCCGTCGACGCCTGTCTCGGCCAATTGTCCAGCGTCGGCTGCATCCAGGCCGGCGAAGGCCCCGTGAAACCGGGAGCCGGCGTCAATAAAGAACTGCCGCCGGTAGGCGATTACCACGTTACCGGCATCGTCAACGTCGGCGGGTTCATGGAGTATTTCGTGCTCCAAAATACGCGGCTTTCGCTCGTCGTCAACATGGCCGACGTCATCGCCGAATCGGTCCGCCTTGCCGCCGAAGAACGACTGACCGCGCTTAAGACTTCCGTTTCGCGAGAATAA